In Astyanax mexicanus isolate ESR-SI-001 chromosome 7, AstMex3_surface, whole genome shotgun sequence, the genomic stretch gaaagcgagacgcgtgtgattggggaagagcggagggggaatgggtaagggagcggtgtgtgtgtatgtgtggaggagatgaggtggagagagagagagagagagagtaacgcacagtgacttaaataagtaactttaatctgattactggattggaaatagtaacgcgttagattactcgttactgaaaaaaagggtcagattagagtaacgcgttactaagtaacatCACTGGTACTGAGTGATACTGACTTCTGTTATATATTCCTAGTACACACTTACTGTGATACTGTGAATCAAGGAATGTAAAATTAGAATCAGAATTAAAGTTTCCATCCATCTGACCAGGGTTTAATCAAACTCCTCACAACTCACACACGTTTCTAATACTGGCTTGTCTAGTCAGAGttaattttgagtattttagggaACTTGGGCTGATGAGATCTATACACAAAAATAATTAACTTTGACTCTGCATCATTAGTGCACCAGGACCTATGACAGCTATACAAGCCCACAATAATGCCctctccaccatgttttacagatgagctGGCATGCATGAGCTGACTATTGGGCAGTCTCCACAGTGCTCTTGCTTTTGCTCTAATACAAGATAATGTCTGTCTCATCTGTCTACCAGAGCTTTTTCCAGAACTCTTTCGTCTTTTGACGTACTTTCTTTTTAGCGAACTGTATCTTTACCATCTTGTTTTTGTGGCTAACTAGAGTGATTAGCATCTTGtagtgtattttcttttttctgatcAATCAGGTTTTTTGTGGACTGTAGTCATTAACAAATCTACACCCACCTCCTGAAAAGTGATTCTTCTTTATGGTGAGTTTTTTTGGTCATCAGTTTTGGAGGACTGTTCTAGCCTACCACAAGCTCTCTCTTCTTAACAATGTTTGTAACAGTTTATTTTGTCAAGCTTAATGTTTGGTAATTTTaggtcactgttttttttttcagttttgtaaaAGTTTTGTTCACTTTTTTTGTTGCAACTTGGGTCCTCATGCTGGAAATCATGGCGAGTGGCAAAAGTACATTCCAAAAATCTCCAAAAGCCTACAAGTAAGACTAAAATCTGTCTGTGAACTGTGCAAACAAGGCATTTAAACCCACTTGTTGTCTCAATGTCTTAAGCTCTCCTTGAGTAAAGAAAATGTTAACACATATACATAaccattgttttttattgttttttacattgtagataaCTTTCTTGGGAAACATTATTTAGCAAAACCTACAACATAGTGCTGAATTAGTCTTCGTTTAAAGATTGGAATACACTTGAAGATGGACAAAGATGCGCCCAAGCATGACACGTGGAGATGACTTTTTAATCTTCTCTAATCACAGAGCATGTGTGGCGGCTAGAATTCAGCATGAGGCCGGCAATCACTGGGCCCAATTACCGCTGGCTTACGGCTCATCACCCCCGTATCCAGACTGCTGTCTGCAGAACTGCCTGGAGTGTAGTGTTGTCTCAACACGCTATTAGTTGATTTCCCAGACAAGGATTTAGACTAGGCTTTTTACACTAGATTTAGAAATACTTAATATAAGACTAGGCTTAAATCCTGACCCTAAGGGACAGTTTCGCAGAAATTTTTACCAATTTCTAGAtctaatccctgtttgggaaaccgACTCTACAGGAGCATATCAACAAAATTagaaactttatttcagtaattcagttcaaaatgtgaaacacatattctatagatgtattacacacacatggataTTTTAAGCcttgatttctttgatttttgggttttcattggctgtaagccataatcttcaacaaagtgtctcagaaaattagaatattatgtaagactaattggtatttttggcagtgtggacagtgtcccaaatcctgctggaaaataaaacactgcactgactttagactttagtggaccaacaccagcagatgacatgtctctcctgattgtggaaacttcacactagacctcaaacagtttggactgtgtgtctctccacacaTCCTTCAACTCTgttctcttgatttccaaatgaaatgtaaaatttactgatggtcatctgctgctgttggtccactgtgttataagaaaatcctacagcacttcatgcttccctctgctgacaacttttatggagatgtggatttcattttccagcaggagtcggcacattgcccacactgccaaaagtaccaattggtcttatataatattcaaattttctgagaaacagatttttgtgttttttattggctgtaagtcataatcatcaacaataaaagaaataaacgcttaaaatggatcactctgtgtgtaatacatctatataatgaacGAGTTTCAcatgttgaactgaattactgaaaaaaaaaaaaaaacttttaatgttATTCAATTTTTGTGGGATGCGCTAGTATGTTTAATTTGGGAATATGAAGAACAAAATGTTTGTTTCAAATGTCAAGTTAATTTTAAAAGGATTTAAAGCCATACAGTAATGATGAAAACTCAGTACATTTAAAGTGAATATATTTATTATGATTAAATTATGTTATGTGACTTCATAGTACACTGTGTTTAAGATTCGCTGAAGTGATGCTGAGTCACACCTCAGTGTTTTGTTCCCCTGTTAGTAAAGCCCACTTACTCTTAGTGGGGTGGGACTGACCCAACCATAATTAATGACCAGCTAAAACTACATATAGCCTGTCCtgcctttttgtttttgttcttataatAGAAAACCTGCCTCCAAAAATCAGCTATAGAAAACATAACATGCATTACAAAAAGGGCCATTTAAAGAACAGAGCGTATTTCACAGCGGAGACTGAGTTGAATATGAACGTGATCCTTGACATTACAAGTGAAACACTGTTTATCTACAGGGGGGAAACACTGGTGGTCTCCTGAGGTGGACGGTGTCCAGACTGGGTCAGGTCTAATGAAGCGATAGTTATAAAACTCTAACAGTCTTCAACTTTAAGGCCGTAATTTATATCAAAACAAGACGGCAGCCATGTTCAGCTCAGCACAACGCAGCTACAGATGTTGAGCTAAACTCGTGGCCTTAATTATTGTTGACGCAATTGGGTTTGAAAGGAAATATTAATCTGTCAGGCCTGAGGGAAGCGGGTACAAGGTTAGCTCAAAGCATGTTCAGCAGGGAGCGACACTTTCAGAGGGGAAACTCCACCATGTTCTTCTCAGAGGAACGATAAAGCCAAGTGATTAATCAACACTGCTGCAAGAGGACAGATCAGAATGGAGAAAACTGTTTCTCTTATACTCATACTGAAACTTCAGAATTATAATCCTTAACCTTTTTAGTCATGACTTCACAAGAAAAAAGGAATAACAATGAAAAATTCAACTCATGGACAGCGTTTATCAAATATTCGCAACTGTATACCTTAGCCAAGTCTGATGACAAACCTagattaaagaaaatgtatcttCTCTTTCTATTGGATACTTACTTTTACACAGAATTTATAAGATTCACTTTTTTAGTTCAGATTTTGGTAGTACTGTCTGTTTTAGAACAAAGTTTGCAgatctggggcctcatgtactaaagctTGCGTGGACTAGAATCCCACATACTTTCTCTTAGCACATCGCAACCAACTTGAAACTTAGCGCAAGTGCACgaacacatcacacctgccatgtctcctccctcaattacgcaaagtataatgttataatattaataataataataataataataataatatgctagagtAAAATATGCCTATCAAGAGAGTGTCGCAAGGCACTGTCTTCCAAGTAATTTAATAATgacccatgttttaaattattctaagatgtaaatgctttcatttaaatgctttaaatgagttgcttaccaagaagccactgGCTTATAAACATCAGTCATCATTATGGgccaaaaaaacaatgttcatggAAAATACGCTCTCGACAAATTCAGCCATAAGCAATATTTTCctataatgccaacgctgccatgTCCAACAACTTCAGCGCaaataacaaaaacacaatacataggTAAAAAAACATACATCCGCCTGAAACGAAAGTGCCATGGGGAAATGCaatttctcacgttcaagtcacatttagtacatttgACCGTGAGTGTGAAATATGGCGtatgcacctttagtacatggAGTCCCTGGGCATTCACTGACATCAGGAATTCGTGGTAAAATGAGATTTTGGTGCTTTTAGTCTGCTGATTGTATACGAAAGCCAATGTTTAGGGGGCCcttatgtctatgttaccttctggctctctcactTCAGTTAGGGTATTATAGTCCAAACTGTTGGAGACATTAGCCACACTGTAACTCAGATTTTATTCCATTTCTTTACCTTTTTTATCTTCCAAGACTTGGTTCCTCACAAGGTTTCATCCTCCAGCTTTTTCCAGCATGTCTCGTGCCTCTGTCACTTTTGGCATGCTCACTCATGTTATGTTCTGATCttttgttgatcttttgtcttatGACTGATTTCTGTGAAACTGCTTTATACTGCTGAACACTTTAGATATGTTGCTAAACAAGATggcttaaaacaaacaaaaaaggctACACAAATACATATAATTCAAATTGGTTTATTTGCTTTATACATCATTCCTCCTTAATCATCAGTGCCATTAGAAAGACCTACATGGTCACAAACCCAACCCTGATTAATTTTACCAAGCCTTAGTCAACTTCCTCTGGCAGACTGGAGCTGATACGGGTGGCTCAGGCTCTTTATTTGATGCCGgtgttggtcatggtctgggcTTTGCAGATTCCCTTTCCGTTCACCTCAAAAGCAGCACCCTTGTAGGTGGCAACACACTGGCCATCAGTACGCAGGTCAGGCTGCACCTGCTCCCATACTTTCTTCTTGGGGTTGAGCTCCTTGTCAGGCTCACCTGGATCAGACAAAAGAAAGACACAAGCGTGATCATCTTTCCAGTCTTTTTCTCGCCACTGGGAAGCgcctaggtaaacaaaactgtatttcttaaaaaagacattttctttcaaagtcaaacgagcgctggatgttaatctacaccagCCATTAAGAGAAGAAGGAACAAAGTTAACTGCAGTTCCAACAGTAATGCTGTGAAAGTTCTGCATGAACTCAATGAATGCAacttccaagatgacaatgtagctgccatttttacctttttttattaattcgtATGGATACTTCAGCTGACATTGAGATCAAATAAATGgtaagaaaagtttttttccaTCCTAAAAACTCTGAATTACAGATGTGGATGCTGATTGGGTATCATAGTTTTTACATTTCATGGTATTGACAAAATGAAGTCAGTACTACAGAGTACTGATTCACATCAGAATAAGTGGTGGCAcaattttggactaaaaaatgTAATGGGAGTTGTACTCAACCCTAGTGGCAACATACtcaaatacactgcctggacaaaagaaaataagtctccacctggatttaagtaagtaaatgatgtgaggttgatgctgcagttcgtctgcaggtttaggttcagcaacagtatgtgctgaaagaatgaggtcagctgactacctgaatatactgaatatagaccaggttattcaatcaatggatttttccttccctgatgaacacggacatattccaagatgacaatgtcaggattcatggtgctggaatagtgaaagagtgcagagttcagggagcatgagatcattattttcacacatggattgttcaccaaagagtccagatcttaacctcattgagaatcttttggatgtgctggatggagaagagctgctttgtgcagtggttagactctaccatcatcaatgctgctgcaagatctggattaaaataaatcttgtgatgttgctgaagcttatcgaaacaatgcaacagtgatgtgtgctgcaatcaaagctaaaggtggtccaaccaaatattttggaatgtgacctttttttgttggccaggcagtgtaaaatAGCTGttccttattaaaaaaaaagatatgagcATGAAGGATGAAGATGATGTTTTAGGGATGGTGATGGAAAAGTCTTAACTCAGGCTTAACTCACTGACAGCACACTCTTTGCACATTCAGCACATTCTCTTCTCAGTCTGTATGTCTCAGTCCTAATCTTATGGATGTACCCAGGCTTTAGTTCCCTTCCACAACTCTGCCATGACACCTCGTAAAAACGGAGAACAAGGAAGGAATGGAGAATGAGACAAACACTGGTGTCCATTATTTTTCACAGTAAACATCCTGCTGATGGGGCCAGCTTCTCGTTGTCGACTTGTTTAACGACTCTGCGGTCCGCGGAGTGAGCAGATGGAGAGAGGTGACGAAGACTGCTCGCACCGCCTCACTTCCATCCAACCTGAGTGCCGATTCCATCCCAGTCATAAAAAACGAGCTTTAATTTTTGGCTGAGGCAAGATACCCATAAAAGCAGCAGCTGGAGGAAGAGCCATGAAGGCGGGAGGCAGAGAGATGAAAGCCCAGCTGAAGTGACAGGGGACTGTTGGAGACCATGGGATGGAGTCCCGCTCCAGGCTCAACCAACTCCCTGGGAAACTCCCTGTTTAGATATTGTGCATTTAATCAACTGCACACGCTCTGTTCCTGACATAATACTCTCTAGTACTCTCCCTccagttttgtaatgttttaaagACTACTTTGAAATTTCTTTTTATATTGATGTGTTCACCTGTTCACAGAAAGAAGCAGGACTATGCAGACAAAGCCAGAGCAGGCTTTACTCAGTCAAAAGCTGAAAGATGGACAGCGGTCTAGGagagtaacattagctagcattggcatttgtttgtttatttgtttaccaaaagaccaGCTGTCTTTCTTTGTGTAAATTTAATTCACATGTGACATGAGTAGTACGGTACGGCTGTGGTATATATTTATTATCAGAATTATAGGAGTACTGCTGCTGAGTCAAACCTATAATTAGagaaacactgctgaggtaaatgcatatTTAGAGTAGCAGTGCTGAGGAACATTTATTATTGGACTAGCAGTGCAGAGGTATTTATAATTAGAATTACAATGCTGAGATAAACCTataattagagtagcactgctaaggtgAATTTATAATTAGAGTAGCAGtgttgaggtacatttatgattagaattgcacagctgagaaaaaaatatataattagagtagcactgctatagtaagtttattattaaaattgcactgctaaggtaaaatTATATATGAATTAGAGTAGCAGTGCTGagctacatttatgattagaaccgCACTGCTATAATAAACCAATAATTAGAGTAGCAGTGCTAATATAAACCAATAATTAGAGTAGCACATTTAAGGtaagtttattattaaaattacaatgCTGAGATAAACCTATAATTAGAGTAGCACGCTAAGCTAAGGTAAATTTAATACTAAActtgcattgctgaggtaaacatGTCACTAGAATAACTCTACTGAAGTAAATTCACTGTTAGAAAAGATTAGATACATTTAGAATAGCAAGAAAAATGGAAAGAATAAAAACTTTATATATTACagctatttaatttaaaaagggacaaaagaaagaaaacacacacaaaaaatccaTGTTTGATAtttggccaaatgttttatttgtttattttggtgCCAAACTCCACCGCTGCTCCCTAAATAAAGTTTGTGTTTCATGTTGAGACTAAAAGGTTAAAACTGTCTTGAGAGAGCTGGAAAACAGTGCACCATCCTATCTCCCTGATTAGGCTGTCACCCAATTAGCAGCCATAGCCAATTTAGCCCTTCCAATAAATAGTGCACATGAATTCTTGAGTGAACAAAGTGAACTTTGTGATTACTCTCCATCAAAGTTACAGTAAATGTAGTCAGTGTTGTTCTTGGCCTCGGAATCTTAGCGTTAATCCCCAATTTCTGTGGTAAGTTTTGACGGTAAGGAAAACTTTGCTCATTTGTCTGGGTAATCTACATTCACTGCTTTTTTGATGTGCTGTATTTTCTGTGGTAACAGGATAGGGGGACTCTCACACTTGGTTTAAGCAGTGAAATGGTCATTTAGGACACGCTGATGAGAGTTCAATGAGGGATGAAGTGTGGGAATGAGTCAGAAATGAGTCTTCAGGTACATTTCCCAAACTCAAATATATATGTGAATGTGCTGAAAGTGAGGAAGTGTTTGGTTAAACCCACTTTTCATCAGCAAAGGCAGAAAGAGTGCAGCTACTGATTACGTTGATAAATTAATCAATTACAGAATTAATCAACTTGGTCAATTAAACTAACCAGCCATTAGTAAGCCTTCTGCACTTTCCTCCAGCCTTCTAATCAACTAATCGTTTGAGCCTGCAGTGCTTAAGGAAATGATTCAGGATTTCCTGCTCATCTGGGAAATTACCAGGTTTAGTAGGTGCACTAAACTGTGCTGGATGTTGTTTGAGTTGTTACGAGCGTAGAGCTgttttggtgttgggttggtggTGTTTTACCTGGAAAGCCCTGGAAGGTGACCCTGTCCCCTGGCACTGCCCCACTGGGTGGGTCTAGGATTTCCACCTTGTCTGGAGAGCTGGCACACATGACCATGGCCTGGGAGACCACCCCTCTCATCTTCGCTGGCTTCAGGTTGCACAGCAGCACGGCCATGCGGTTTTGCATCTGTGGACACAACAAAGTCATAAACTCGACTCATGTACTTTAATAAGTGTTACAATAATCAGCTGGAGAAAGCAGATTATAAtacttataaaatatttataaaagacAGTGTTTCTCTATCCTGGTCCAGGAGTGAAAGGGGGATACAGATTATCATACACGATATATCGTGACAATGATATTGCGATTCGAGAAATCTAGATCATGATAATAGTGAGAATAGGGTATATATTTTTGCTACATTACATTATTTCTGTTTTAGATTATGataattttatacaaaatctgactctttgtaaatatactatttacaaaatgtattctgaatatttaaaatgtttaaaaacttacATTAAATACTTTTAAGATGTACTATGTAACAGTAgtaattttttaattgattaaatattaattaaataacttTGGTAAAGTGAGCATTTGGCAAATCACTTATTATGAAATCTCCATACgctttaaagtatattaaaattaatcatataaagaaataaataaaattaacagaaACGAATGATCCACTTCAGCCACGTCATTTTCATTACTGTATTTTACCAGAAATTCCCAGAATGGAAGCAAGCAGCCTTTCTTTACAGCCATCTTAAAAATTCACATCTTCCTTTTCCTAAAAACACCCTTTAACAGTTAGAAATCTAATTTACACTCTATATATAGATGAGAGGGACTTTCAACTCATTCCAAGCTAAAGCTAACCTTCAATCCCGTTATAATTACGAAATGAATACtttttaaagacaggacagtttCACGCCAACCTCAAATTCAGATTGTGTCACTTCAGAAGCACGTCATTACTGCAATGACAGACTGGTCTAACCATGATGTTTATTCACAGCGTCCAGTTTCTTGGGCTGGTACACAGGATGCTAATGATACGACTGTCTCAGAAATTAGAGAGAGAACTTTAGGTAATACCGGCTAAAGAACTTTTAAAAACTGGATGTTaggccaaaaaaaataaaataaataaataaataaataaataaataaataaataaataggcatAACAGAGAACCAGAGCAACAGAGCAAAGACCAATGAATTTAGCATATTCAATTATCATTAAACAGCTTTAAATATATAGatcatttaaataatgtaaataacaaAGTACAAGTTATAGGCATATTGTAATAACCAGTCCcaatgtctcaactaattgttCATTCACACTAgtcaatttaatttacatttaattaacatttaattaaacattactaaattttaaggcttaagaatgttgtaaatcctGTTAATTCATAATGAATTCAGACGTTAGTCAAAAACGTTGCAATTCTTAATAAAGTGCTAATTAGGTTCAATTATTAATTAGTTgcgacattacttaaccatttaaccattGTCGTAAGTACTGTTAGCTATCCCtcttgtgattaaaaaaatactaataatacaaGAAAATAAGAATCGTTAATGAAAGTACCCTTTATTGTAAAATGCTGCcaataaaatagacaaaaacaaaTGTAGCAGAGTCATATCAGGACAGACTGGATCTCTGTTCTTATAAAACACAAAGTGTCAATAGTACAGTAACTGCTGGTCTCAAACAAATCGTAAATTAGAGGCGCTGGAAAACGAAACACGAACTGGTTTAGTGAGAGCTTTGTGGAATAAGAGCGAACTGAGCCCTGACGGCAGCACACACCACGCTGGAACATACGATTTATTAGCTCTAATAAAACTGAAATATCCCCCCTCGACCTGCCCCGACGTTTAGCACCCAAAACTCCAGCATCAAAACAGTCATTTTTCTGAAAAACAAACAGCTCCTGTAGTGATGATGTATTACCGTGCTCAGCCATTTCATGACTTTCTCCAAAGAAAACATCTGCAAATAAAACCATCCTGACTCATTGCTTTGTGCGGGAAAAAGGGCTTGATTAAAGTTAAACTCTGCagacctttctttttctttagagTGATTGGGGGGTGGGAGGGGGGTGGAGGGTTTGCGTGATCAGTAGAGTTCAGCCAGACTGAGAGGCAATGAGGCAGCTAAGCGTGTGGCTCTATGAGCAATAgaactgtgtttaactgtgtgtACACGTCCTAAATCAACATGTACGTCTATAGACACTGGGCTGGGTGtgcgttttattattatttttttggctgTGTTCTACATATGGCCCATCAGAAACCTGGGGACTCCCTGCTATAAAATGCAAATGAGCTTAATATATTTAAACTTAAGCACTAGACCCGTCATGATGATAAATTAAATAACTGTCATTTTGAGACCATTTAGTTTGCTGATATAATGGTAATATAACAGCATTATGTTAACACACCTTTTAGAGAGCTATCAACTTATCAACTTAAAAATATTTGTGAGGTTAAtaagtatatattaaatacacacacacacacacacacacacacacacacacacacacacaaaaaagaacacAATAGAAGATATTAAGGTCGACAAAAATTACGGAGGCTACATCTATATATTGCATGAAAAATCAATGAATATCTAAAATAATCAATATGCAAATGTACATTCAGACAAGCCCAGTGTTTCAAAATTCAAGGctatgacacagaaatatcagcATAATTACGGCACGTGAAACATCCACAGAATTGACTCTGCAGAAAATTTCAGTCTTTAGCCCAAATTCAGTGAGAAAAAGGCCATGGAAAGAGACCCTGCTTGAAAAGTGCAGGAGTGCTGATGATCAATAAACTCTAAACATGGGCCTGTCACAAATTAAACTGAGACTTTGTTATTATATACTGTTCGATTACCTAATCATTTTTGCTAAGATCCAAAAAACAgaggttttatttaatttatgcttGATTCATTTTAGATTCCAATACCATTGtctcaaaactatttttttttttattaaatcctaAATTTTATATTAGGATGCATTAGAATGCATTATGATTTCATATTATCATTATTAGTGGTGAAAATGGCCTTAAATAGGGATGTAACAAATATTCTGCAACTAACATTATCTGGCTaacaatggcaaaaaaaaagcactttcacctctaacttaatataaatatgaataaacaaattaaataaatttgacATTAAATGTCTTCCTCTTTAAAGAAAAGTAgttttacaaaactacaatttttattggaCAGTTAACCTTTAAATATCCCTCTTTTTTTGAGGAAACAATGAAACACGACTCAAAATAAATGAGTCAATGTTTAtggtataaattattataaatgccGAACTCTAAAAATGCTTCTTTATTTTTGGACAAttattttcggttgccaaatattaagTGCATCCCTATAAGTAAGGCTGCTATTAAATCCTTCTTATTCAAAACAGTGAGGCACATTAAAACCCTCCGTGTTCTGAACAGCAGTTTGCCCAGTGAGAGATCAGTATCAGTACCTGCTCTAGCGGGATGTGTTTGACCAGGCCGCTGACCACCGTGCGCGGAGCTGCTTCACCCACATCCACCTGCTCCACGTAGAGGGCGTCCGCGTCCgggtgcttctcagcagagatgATGCGTCCCACCCGCAGGTCCAGCCGGGACACGTCCACCTTGGCGTCTTCCTGAGGGGGAGCTGCACCCTTCTTCTCCTGCTTCTCTCCTGCAGGACCAGAAAGAAACGGTGAGTAAATTCAGACTTAACACTACACTGACAAACGTCATGGGACAGGacaagtcccatgacttttgcaatgTCCCAGTCAAGCTAAAGTGAGCTTAACTGATCTGTGAGATATGAGTggtgggtctcctgcattgaatgtggattttaagatttctgccagagttgctcacatgtttgcacagacaattctagccagatgatgCCTGTCACGATCATTTACTGCTTTTATTAtgaagaatgttaaatgcctgtagATCCCCATTATGTCACCTTGCCAGAAGCATGCTGGCCATGAGTGTTTAACTtcattcacaagataatacctcacaacttacacaaaaGGGGGTCTTTGGGTCTTCTCAAGCCATCCCCCAAGGTAACTATTAAAGACCAAATTATGTACTGCTGtccctatgacttttggcatgttcatACCAAAGCATTTCCATTCCATTTCtattttctgcccaatttacactgccaattacccaacccactcattaggactcccacggtcactagtgatgccccaacaccaggagggtgaagactagcacattcctcctccgatacacgtgaagtcagccactgcttctttttaaactgctgctaaagcagcattgcagagtagcattacagcgcacttggttctgatacatcagctcacagacgccttgtgctgatcaacatcatgtGGGGAGAGAACCCCATCTACCcacgcagagagagcaaggccaattgtgctctctcagggctctggtagccattggcaagctacatgaacaggattcgaatcgtcgacctcctgatcatagtgggagcgcttagcctgctggaccactcagcgcccataTTTCTggttgaaaataaaggttgattgattattaattattatttatcaaAAGAGTATTCAGGACTAGATTAATATTAGAAAGACAATTCTAGCATCACACAGATCATTCTTTTACCTGTTGAGGTGATTTTAATGCCAAGGTACTTttgggcacttttttttttggtaatattaATACAGCTATAAAACTGCCAAACTCACCATCCCACCAGGACCACCTTATTCTGTCACTCCATTCTAAATTTAACTCCAGTGCCCACCAGGGGGAAACCGGGCTTTTACTTTCCAGGGTACTTTAACAGCAGCAGAGagttttatttttagctttttagctcCCCCCGAGACCTTCGAGATA encodes the following:
- the aimp1a gene encoding aminoacyl tRNA synthase complex-interacting multifunctional protein 1a — encoded protein: MFLARSFFKMSGHTPALARLEQRAAEADQIIEYLKQQVQLLKEKAIVQASIREEKKLMVENAKLKKDIEDLKRQLLEKERRRGVREVPMPLAADSTVQCAPKPSVPQPSAPAAAAPAPTSTAPPPSNNEAKKKVKAEKKGEKQEKKGAAPPQEDAKVDVSRLDLRVGRIISAEKHPDADALYVEQVDVGEAAPRTVVSGLVKHIPLEQMQNRMAVLLCNLKPAKMRGVVSQAMVMCASSPDKVEILDPPSGAVPGDRVTFQGFPGEPDKELNPKKKVWEQVQPDLRTDGQCVATYKGAAFEVNGKGICKAQTMTNTGIK